One window of the Magnolia sinica isolate HGM2019 chromosome 19, MsV1, whole genome shotgun sequence genome contains the following:
- the LOC131235007 gene encoding U-box domain-containing protein 11-like translates to MDHEINGRAEAILELVHNIGTVGDFAAPLKKDCTDLARRIALLSHLLEEIRDFKPSSSPSSSSSSSPSPLCLNDLQMALEAAKRLLLVGRSTDKIVHDSARKRIAFQFQYVTWQLERVLGNLPYDHFDISDEVREQVELVRAQLRRATERNGSLNLKVFMVISCILSQTDNNGDEQHALSRAIGDLKIENKGTIDPDFQAMVNMVSEIYGRNEQNLEQMKCIFENLNNPASSDADKINEDSIKIESLANKISEEIKKPDSLAIPDDFRCPISLELMRDPVIVATGQTYERSFIQQWIDCGNRTCPKTQQKLPNLTLTPNYVLRSVIAHWCETHKIEQPQGLSNGRLRKSNGSFHQVSGDTTAIEALVRKLSSQSTNERRNAAAEIRLLAKRSTDNRILIAEAGAIPILVNLLQTDDFRLQENAVTSILNLSIYERNKGSIMLAGAVPPIIEILRRGSMEARENAAAALFSLSLIDENKITIGASGAIKALVELLRNGSTRGKKDAATALFNLCIYQGNKARAVRAGILVPLMKMLTERSNCMVDEALTILSVLASHQDCKMGIVKANVIPVLIDLIRTGQPRNKENAAAILLSLCKKDRENLACIGRLGALIPLTELEKSGTDRAKRKATALLEHLSRVQQQM, encoded by the exons ATGGACCACGAGATCAACGGCCGTGCTGAGGCCATTCTAGAGCTTGTACACAATATCGGCACGGTCGGAGATTTCGCTGCACCTCTGAAGAAGGATTGCACCGATCTCGCCCGTCGGATTGCACTGCTCTCTCACCTTCTCGAGGAGATCAGAGATTTCAAGCCTTCTTCTTCTCCGtcatcctcctcttcttcttctccttctcctttgtGTTTGAATGATTTGCAAATGGCCCTTGAGGCTGCCAAGCGGCTGCTTCTGGTTGGACGTTCGACGGACAAGATCGTCCAT GATTCAGCTAGGAAGAGGATCGCCTTCCAATTCCAATATGTAACATGGCAACTGGAGAGAGTTCTTGGAAACTTACCGTATGATCATTTTGATATATCAGATGAAGTTCGAGAACAG GTTGAACTGGTGCGCGCTCAGCTGAGGAGAGCAACAGAGAGAAATGGATCACTGAATTTGAAAGTTTTTATGGTAATTTCGTGCATCTTATCTCAGACAGACAACAATGGAGATGAACAACACGCATTGAGTAGGGCGATTGGAGACTTAAAAATTGAGAACAAAGGAACTATCGATCCTGATTTCCAGGCAATGGTTAACATGGTTTCAGAAATCTATGGGAGGAATGAGCAGAATTTGGAGCAGATGAAATGCATTTTTGAGAATCTCAACAACCCTGCATCATCCGATGCTGATAAAATCAATGAAGACAGCATCAAGATAGAAAGCTTAGCTAACAAGATCTCAGAAGAAATCAAGAAACCTGATTCTCTTGCAATTCCCGATGATTTCCGTTGCCCCATATCTCTTGAATTGATGAGAGATCCTGTTATTGTAGCCACAGGGCAG ACATATGAGCGGTCTTTCATACAGCAATGGATCGACTGTGGAAACAGAACATGCCCAAAAACTCAGCAGAAACTCCCAAACCTAACACTAACTCCCAATTATGTTTTAAGAAGCGTGATTGCGCACTGGTGTGAGACCCACAAGATCGAACAGCCCCAAGGATTGTCGAATGGCAGACTAAGGAAGAGCAACGGATCGTTCCACCAAGTTAGTGGAGACACAACAGCCATTGAAGCTCTAGTCCGTAAGCTCTCCAGTCAGTCGACCAACGAGCGAAGAAATGCTGCTGCTGAAATCCGGTTACTGGCAAAAAGAAGCACTGATAACCGGATATTGATAGCTGAGGCCGGAGCCATTCCAATTCTAGTCAATCTCTTACAAACCGATGACTTCAGACTACAAGAAAATGCGGTCACATCGATTCTCAACCTTTCAATCTATGAGAGGAACAAAGGATCGATAATGCTAGCAGGGGCTGTCCCCCCAATCATTGAAATTCTCAGGCGGGGCAGCATGGAGGCCCGAGAGAATGCGGCCGCCGCCCTTTTTAGCTTGTCGCTCATCGACGAGAACAAGATAACAATTGGGGCGTCGGGGGCGATAAAGGCATTGGTGGAACTGCTCCGCAATGGGAGCACTCGTGGGAAGAAGGATGCTGCGACCGCTCTCTTCAACCTGTGCATCTATCAAGGGAACAAGGCACGTGCAGTACGGGCGGGAATCCTTGTCCCCCTGATGAAGATGCTGACTGAGAGAAGCAACTGCATGGTCGATGAAGCTCTAACAATACTATCAGTCCTTGCAAGCCACCAAGATTGTAAGATGGGGATAGTGAAAGCAAACGTGATACCGGTCTTGATCGACCTGATCAGGACAGGCCAGCCGCGGAACAAAGAAAATGCGGCGGCCATCCTGCTCTCGTTGTGCAAGAAAGACCGTGAGAACTTGGCCTGCATAGGGAGGCTGGGTGCGCTCATACCACTGACCGAGCTGGAGAAGAGTGGCACGGACAGGGCGAAGCGCAAGGCTACGGCATTGCTGGAGCATCTAAGTAGGGTGCAGCAGCAGATGTAG